One Glycine max cultivar Williams 82 chromosome 6, Glycine_max_v4.0, whole genome shotgun sequence DNA segment encodes these proteins:
- the LOC100810607 gene encoding uncharacterized protein isoform X2 has product MKQYLHPEKEKYFTSSIEEEGEITMSRNINNFTPLPGSWQRGFRSFDDHTFNHRESNEVPVFYGSHSTHATDGRSSGVLARQRFSDFRNPLGFHSIPNFPAPPPRRQQIHAHNEDMGRLREIFLHPPQRSTFQTSTQALPVVEITKSTALSKLKKVVYDPPPKRYARRVSLYYRNNAAKPLKEKQRENDEDSKSCAICLEDFDPSEEVMLTPCNHMFHEDCIVPWLTSKGQCPVCRFVICEIGRGNHSSFNNNDIANLEPSNLINGELLSILRAMEEAFQLGSMTY; this is encoded by the exons ATGAAGCAATATTTGCACCCcgaaaaagaaaagtattttACATCATCAATTGAAGAGGAAGGTGAAATCACCATGAGCCGCAACATCAACAATTTCACACCTTTGCCAGGGTCATGGCAAAGAGGTTTTAGATCCTTTGATGACCACACTTTCAATCATCGTGAATCCAATGAGGTGCCTGTGTTTTACGGATCTCACTCTACTCATGCCACC GATGGCAGAAGTTCGGGTGTATTAGCTCGACAACGATTTTCGGACTTCAGAAATCCTTTAGGATTCCACAGTATACCAAA TTTTCCAGCACCACCACCTAGAAGACAACAAATTCATGCTCACAATGAGGATATGGGAAGGCTAAGAGAGATTTTCCTTCACCCCCCTCAAAGATCCACATTCCAAACAAGCACACAAGCTCTCCCAGTGGTAGAAATTACCAAATCAACAGCTTTGAGCAAGCTTAAGAAAGTAGTCTATGACCCTCCCCCAAAGAGGTATGCTAGGAGGGTGAGCTTATACTACAGAAACAATGCTGCAAAGCCTTTGAAAGAGAAGCAGagagaaaatgatgaagatAGCAAGAGCTGTGCTATTTGTTTAGAAGATTTTGATCCCAGTGAAGAGGTGATGCTCACTCCATGCAACCACATGTTTCATGAGGATTGTATAGTACCATGGCTAACAAGTAAGGGCCAGTGCCCAGTTTGTAGGTTTGTGATTTGTGAGATTGGAAGGGGGAATCATTCATCCTTCAATAACAATGACATAGCAAATTTGGAACCTAGCAACTTGATTAATGGAGAGCTTTTGTCAATTTTGAGGGCCATGGAAGAAGCTTTTCAATTGGGAAGTATGACTTACTAA
- the LOC100810607 gene encoding uncharacterized protein isoform X1, producing MKQYLHPEKEKYFTSSIEEEGEITMSRNINNFTPLPGSWQRGFRSFDDHTFNHRESNEVPVFYGSHSTHATQDGRSSGVLARQRFSDFRNPLGFHSIPNFPAPPPRRQQIHAHNEDMGRLREIFLHPPQRSTFQTSTQALPVVEITKSTALSKLKKVVYDPPPKRYARRVSLYYRNNAAKPLKEKQRENDEDSKSCAICLEDFDPSEEVMLTPCNHMFHEDCIVPWLTSKGQCPVCRFVICEIGRGNHSSFNNNDIANLEPSNLINGELLSILRAMEEAFQLGSMTY from the exons ATGAAGCAATATTTGCACCCcgaaaaagaaaagtattttACATCATCAATTGAAGAGGAAGGTGAAATCACCATGAGCCGCAACATCAACAATTTCACACCTTTGCCAGGGTCATGGCAAAGAGGTTTTAGATCCTTTGATGACCACACTTTCAATCATCGTGAATCCAATGAGGTGCCTGTGTTTTACGGATCTCACTCTACTCATGCCACC CAGGATGGCAGAAGTTCGGGTGTATTAGCTCGACAACGATTTTCGGACTTCAGAAATCCTTTAGGATTCCACAGTATACCAAA TTTTCCAGCACCACCACCTAGAAGACAACAAATTCATGCTCACAATGAGGATATGGGAAGGCTAAGAGAGATTTTCCTTCACCCCCCTCAAAGATCCACATTCCAAACAAGCACACAAGCTCTCCCAGTGGTAGAAATTACCAAATCAACAGCTTTGAGCAAGCTTAAGAAAGTAGTCTATGACCCTCCCCCAAAGAGGTATGCTAGGAGGGTGAGCTTATACTACAGAAACAATGCTGCAAAGCCTTTGAAAGAGAAGCAGagagaaaatgatgaagatAGCAAGAGCTGTGCTATTTGTTTAGAAGATTTTGATCCCAGTGAAGAGGTGATGCTCACTCCATGCAACCACATGTTTCATGAGGATTGTATAGTACCATGGCTAACAAGTAAGGGCCAGTGCCCAGTTTGTAGGTTTGTGATTTGTGAGATTGGAAGGGGGAATCATTCATCCTTCAATAACAATGACATAGCAAATTTGGAACCTAGCAACTTGATTAATGGAGAGCTTTTGTCAATTTTGAGGGCCATGGAAGAAGCTTTTCAATTGGGAAGTATGACTTACTAA